The window CGCAACGTCGACGAGTACGATGCCGCGTACCGGCAGGCGAAGGTCGATTACGACGCCGCCGTCGAAAACGGTGGACTGGCTCTCGAGTTGGCCGCGCTCCACGCCATTGAGCGATCGGCCGCTGAAGACGTTTTGGCCGCCCGTCGCAGACAAGTCGACCTTCTGACGGGAGCACTGTCGGCGCAGGAAGTTCAGGCGGGCGTGATGGCGCAAGAGGTTGCGCTACGCCAACATCAGGAACGCGTCGGTGCCGCCCAAGCCCAGGTACGTGAGGAATCGCTCGACGCCGACCCGGAGGCCCTGAAAAAGATCGCCCGCGAGATTGATGCCGCCGGCGCAGCGCGGATCGCGGCAGCCAAGCATGCGGATCGAGCCGCGGAGTTCCGGGCCGCACGAGACGACCGCGTCCGAGCACTTGCGCGCCTACTCGGGGGACAGGATCCTCTCACCACGGAAGATCCTCTTGCGCAGACACTTCAGAGGTTCACCGACTACGTCGAGGCCTGCAAGTCTCGCGCGGAGGTCGCCAACCAAGCCGCTCGTCACGCCGACCTCGTCGAGGCGCATAGCCAGCGGCTACAGCTCGAAGCGAGCCACCTCCAGGCGCTCTCCGTGCGTGAAGCGCAAGGACGCGAGGTGATCCAGCGTGCCGCTGGCCTTGGCGTAACCGCCGATACTCTGGAGACCGCGATCGAACAGCTACGCCGGTGGGTGAGTGAGCAAGACGCAAAGCGCGCGGCGCTGACCAAGTGGAAGACCGACGTCGCCCTACTCGAACAACTACTGAGTGGTCGCGAACTGGCTGACCTGCAAGCGGATCTCGCGACGTTGACTGCGGGCGCCGGTGAGGAGCCGGAGGAGCCGATGCCGCCGGATCTGAACACGTTCGTCACGGAGGCAAAAGCGCTCTACGACAGGATGATCGACCTCGACGGTCAGCTCAAGGGAAAGATTCAGGCCCTCGGCAACGCCCTCGGGTCGGTGGCGGAGGCCGTGGAGGAGGAGGCCGACGCACAGCGGGCAGTCGATCAGGTCGAGACGTTGGCGTCGTGTCTGGACGCGGCCACCGCCGAACTCACCAACGCCAAGGAACGCGCCAACGCTTCCATTGCACCCGCTCTCGCTGATCGGATGCGGCCTTGGCTACCCAGGGTGACCAACGGCCGGTACCGTGACGTCACCGTCGATCCGGGCGATCTGACGATCCACGTGACAGAGACGACCGGCCAAGTACGCCAAGCAGATCGGCTCTCACTCGGTACGACCGAACAGATCTACCTCCTACTTCGGGTAACCCTCTCGGAAGTACTCTCCGGTGGCGCCGAGACCGCGCCGCTGATCTTCGACGATGTCACCACCCAGTCGGACACCACTCGCACGCTCGCGGTGATGGAACTGCTGCATGAGCTCAGCGCAGAGCATCAGGTCATCCTCTTCTCTCAGGAGGACGAAGTCGTCGAGTGGGCGCAGCGAAACATCGATCCCACGAGGGACAGGATTATTCCGCTGCCGGCGCCCTGAATCAACGTCGATTCGAAGCGCGGAATCAACCCAAACCACTCGAGTCCCGCGTCGCCAAACTCATCGCGGTGACGGCTTGATCGTCCACGCCCGAAAAAGTAGCTCTCTCGACGGATGGCTGTACCGCCGAACACCGGTACGCCGTCAACGACTTCGTGTCCAGGGGGAACTCCTGTGGTCGGTGGTTCGGGGTAGGACCGCCGACGGTCCTGAGGCTGTCTGCCATGACGAGGGCCTCTCCGAGTGTGCCGACATGTCGGGGCTCCCGCGTAGCGTCCGCGTCATGAGTCACGGGCGTAGAAACCGCAAGATGAAGCAGGCGCGCCGCGATGCGCTTCGTGCAAAGAAACGCCGGGTGGATGCAGTCCCCGAACCGCCTCCCGATGATGTGTCGCCGCTCTCGTTCGCGATGGAGAACCCCTGGGGTCTCTTGATGTTCGCGAGCGAGAAGGTCGAGGCGGCGAAGCCAGACCCCGTCGCGAATTGGCGCCTTGATAAGCGCACTTCACTCGACTTCGGCCACCTCCTCCAGAATTTCCGCAACGCTCCCAATTCCGAGAGCGCCATGCTCGTCGCTCTGTTCAGTGAACTGTTGGACGATGAGGCGCTGCAGCAGCGCTATCGTTCGGCGCTGGACGCGTACAACGGGCCGCTACCGCTGTGGGCCGCTGGACTTCGCGAGGTCGAGGTTCATCGGGCGGTGCGTCACTCCCATGTGCTCGGAGATTTCGACGAGCTCTGGATCGGCGCCCGACTCGCCGACGGACGGGAAGCGACCTGTGTGGTCCGGATGGAGCACCTCGAAGACTCCGAGATCGTCGATGCAGACCTCTGGGTCGACGCGATCGACATCCACTTGCGGCGAAGCTCCAATGCTGACTTCACCACCATGGACATGAGCCTCGCCGATGCGCGGGCGTGGATCGAACGCAGCCTGCAGCAGAAGTTCGTCTTCCGGGAGACCGCGACGTGGCCTGGTTGCCGACCGCTGGTGCGATGGTTGGTCGGTCATCTACCGGAGGGCGGCGACGGGTACCAGTGGTCGGGCTCGGCATGGGGATCGGGCAGAGCACTGGGCGACGAGTTCTTCGGATGTGAGGCCGGCGCACGCTTCGATCGCCGCGACCACCTGCTCCTCTTGACGGACCTCATGCAATCCGGGACGGGGGATCCCCTGCGGTGGAGCGCCCGGCGCGTCGAGCATGTGCTCGAATCATCGACGCTCCACGACCACTCGTTGAAAGTCCTCCTGGAGGTACCCGCGCTCCTGCGGGCATTCATCCCGTTCGCGCATCAGCGAAGCGGGATCCGCGACGGCTTGACCGCAGAAGCCCTGACCGCCCTCGATGGGAGCCAGACCGGTGACGGGTTGAGAGTCGCAGGGTAGACGTGGGTCGTCAACTGTTGTTGACGTGGACCAAGCGCATAAGGTTTCTGAGCGTCGCCGACGCCGCAACCATGGCAATGGGATTTCACTGGTAGCGTGGCCCCATGGAGGCTGTGATCGATTCCGGTGGTCGAGTGGTATTACCGAAGCAACTGCGGGACGCCTTAGGTTTGACCCCCGGCATGAAAGTGGACATTTCTGCCTACGGCGTTGGGCTGCAGATCGTTCCGGGCGGGCGAACCGCTCGACTGGAACGCGACGACGATGGTCGTCTCGTGGCGCAAGCCGACACCGTCGTCACCGACGAAATGATGTTCGCCATCATCGACTCCGGTCGGCGCTGATAAACGATGCCTGTCACAGCGGTTGATACGAGTGTCGCTGTACCGCTGCTCGTCGGCTCCCACCGGGAACACGCCGCCGTGGCGAGATGGGCAAAAGGCAAGACGCTGGGACTGAGCGGGCATGCGCTGACCGAGACGTACTCGGTGCTGACACGGCTACCCGGTGATGCGCGACTGCTCCCGCGGGATGCGGTCGCACTGATCGACGCCAACTTCACCGCATCCCTCACACTCGGCGCCCGCGTCGCACGTAGTGCGCATCGCGAGTTGGCTCGACGAGGAATCGGCGGCGGTGCGACTTACGACGGACTCGTTGCGCTGGCGGCGCGAGAACACGGGGTGGCGCTGGCAACTCGTGATGCCCGCGCCAGGGCGACTTACGAAGCCCTGGGTGTGGACACCGAAGTCGTTGCATGATGACGCCGAGCCGCTAGCCACTCACTCCAACCCCAACGCCGCCCGCAGCCGGTCCGCATTCATCCCGTGCCGGCCCGCGTCGGTGGGGAAGGAATCGAGAAGCCGGATCAGGTCAGGCCGACGGGTCGGGTCGTCGGCTGCCTGGCGCGGAGTGTGCCCGTCGAGCGCCGGGATCGATTCGTCGAGCCACTTCGCCTCGTAGTCCAGGATCATCGCGTCCAGCAGTGCGGCCACTTGCGGGTCGTCCGGGTCCACCGCGCCCTTCGCCGTTGCCGGCATCTGCGCAGCCATGTCGCGCGGGTCGTCCATCGGTGTGCGCGTGTCATCGACAACCTGCATCCCCGGGTCGAGCCGTTCCAGGGTCTCCAGCACCCGGTCCATCCGTTCCTCGCTGTTGGTCTCCACCCGCAACGTGTCACCGTCGAGCACCACCGTCGCGCGGATGCGCTCCGCGCCGTGGGTGGTGACATGCTCGAACCACTGCGGCAACTCCGCGTCCTCGACTCGGTCATAGGTGTCGTCGAGAGCCGCTTCGATGCGCGCCGAATCACTCACGCGGACAACCGCTTCGCAGATGATCAGCGGGTCGCCCTCGGTGTTGGTCAGCGTCGGCGGAGCGAACCGACGGCTCAGAAATGCCACGACCTCCACAGGGTCAGGTCCCTCGTCGAGTAATGCGATCAGCGCGCTGCGGTCATGCAGCCCCACGGGTTCCAACCCTCCGAAGAACTGTGCGGTGCCGTCACCGGCGGGCAGCACCCGGGTGCAGATCAGCTGTCCCGC is drawn from Mycolicibacterium gilvum and contains these coding sequences:
- a CDS encoding AAA family ATPase, with the protein product MRIDRVIGTAFGPLRGETLQFAPGLNVVHGPNEAGKSSWFNATYTALAGRRKYKGRGSAAETEFRNRHKPWSGSKWAAGVAVTLDDDRALAITQDLAKGEWTIVDGSTAQAISDAELLTDASLDGTRLLGLNRHSARSTIFTGQADILRVRDDAGELQELLERAASTGATDATADAALAWLKERRAEWVGVAHGKKPLATTRAALNASRALAQTRRDDLAELLETIANRQKLVAPLVKARAKVELSERFVKWQSVYELRGRVEKAAELSTRVAQLREADLTVDEEKAAAATEALVVFDRGTDVAPLGDGPTAAELQIQIDELPQVPEGDREPRQDVVDAHSDLLKAQTALDTHMQATPPDVEPPPPTTLFSDELRTLADVLASPPPVVDAAAVAAFQQDREQRTAQLAALQRNVDEYDAAYRQAKVDYDAAVENGGLALELAALHAIERSAAEDVLAARRRQVDLLTGALSAQEVQAGVMAQEVALRQHQERVGAAQAQVREESLDADPEALKKIAREIDAAGAARIAAAKHADRAAEFRAARDDRVRALARLLGGQDPLTTEDPLAQTLQRFTDYVEACKSRAEVANQAARHADLVEAHSQRLQLEASHLQALSVREAQGREVIQRAAGLGVTADTLETAIEQLRRWVSEQDAKRAALTKWKTDVALLEQLLSGRELADLQADLATLTAGAGEEPEEPMPPDLNTFVTEAKALYDRMIDLDGQLKGKIQALGNALGSVAEAVEEEADAQRAVDQVETLASCLDAATAELTNAKERANASIAPALADRMRPWLPRVTNGRYRDVTVDPGDLTIHVTETTGQVRQADRLSLGTTEQIYLLLRVTLSEVLSGGAETAPLIFDDVTTQSDTTRTLAVMELLHELSAEHQVILFSQEDEVVEWAQRNIDPTRDRIIPLPAP
- a CDS encoding type II toxin-antitoxin system VapC family toxin — encoded protein: MPVTAVDTSVAVPLLVGSHREHAAVARWAKGKTLGLSGHALTETYSVLTRLPGDARLLPRDAVALIDANFTASLTLGARVARSAHRELARRGIGGGATYDGLVALAAREHGVALATRDARARATYEALGVDTEVVA
- a CDS encoding AbrB/MazE/SpoVT family DNA-binding domain-containing protein, which encodes MEAVIDSGGRVVLPKQLRDALGLTPGMKVDISAYGVGLQIVPGGRTARLERDDDGRLVAQADTVVTDEMMFAIIDSGRR